The window GTCCGCAGGCAATAGTATGCCCTTGGCGACCAGTTTTGTAAGGGTCCTAGACACGGTCTCGATCGTCATGCTGAGATGGTCGGCGATGTCGGCGCGGACCATCGGCAGACTGATCATCCGGCCGTCCCGCCCCTCATTCCGCTCCAGCCGATGAAGAAGGAAGGTGCAGACGCGCTGCTCGGCGTTCTTGTGGGACAGGAGGAGCAAGTGGTCCTGCGCTGCCGAAATTTCGTCGCGGAGTTGCGACAGAAGTTGAAGCCGGAAATCAGGAACCAGTTGCAGTTCCTCTTCCAGCGTGCGCTTGTTCATCCGGGTGAAGGCCACGTCATCGATTGCCTCGCCTGCGAACATGTAACGGTTGCCAAAAGACAAGCCGACCAGGTCGCCCGCGCCAAGAAACCCGATGATGAGACGGCGGCCGTCCGAAAGAAACCGGCATATGCGGACATTTCCGCGGATGATGCGAAACACATGGCGGGCGGCGTCGCCCTCGAAGAAGATCGTGGTTCCCGACTGTGCAGTCTCGACTGTCTGGCGCAGGAACAGCGGCGCGAAGTCGATCATTCCGTGCGCCCGCGGCCGTTCGAGTGAGTGAATGTTCGATACCGCTTGCATGTCGTGGCTCCCCCGTTGTGTGGCCTGGAGTAGAGTTGACAGGAGCCTGATGACACAGGGATGCGAGAAGCGTAAGAATTGATGCGATTGTGTAACAATCCGTAACAACTCGAGAATGCTGGGATGACGAGCGGAACTGCCAGGCGGACCCGCATACTTGTCGTAGATGACGATGTCCGGATCCAAAGAATGCTCGCGCAGTATCTCGGCGAAGAGGGATTCGACGTCGACGTAGCGGGGGGCACCTCGCACATGCGCGCCAGAATGGCGGGGGCGAAATTCGACGCCGTCC of the Rhizobium leguminosarum genome contains:
- a CDS encoding helix-turn-helix domain-containing protein gives rise to the protein MIDFAPLFLRQTVETAQSGTTIFFEGDAARHVFRIIRGNVRICRFLSDGRRLIIGFLGAGDLVGLSFGNRYMFAGEAIDDVAFTRMNKRTLEEELQLVPDFRLQLLSQLRDEISAAQDHLLLLSHKNAEQRVCTFLLHRLERNEGRDGRMISLPMVRADIADHLSMTIETVSRTLTKLVAKGILLPADKHQFKVPSRSALARAADEDPDDDFEETDSGARCAGIRYQ